In one Sphingomonas hankookensis genomic region, the following are encoded:
- a CDS encoding porin gives MKQLFPAILATSFLVAPPAAGQTVQELQRQIDELKAVIAEMKAAQAANAAATTPSAPAAPVPQVAVAPKPAPPSTQLAAASPPAKREKWYDRIRLRGYTQLRLNEIISGDRTAPAGIARLRSVHDSGIGDDTGFTFRRIRLILQGDLGERVSFYLQPDFATAVTSQSVGERREGFLQLRDAYFDAFLDPDKRFRLRFGQSKVPFGWENMQSSSNRIPLDRSDAINSGVPSERDIGVVAYYTPTHVDDIWERLTEDGQKLFGNYGAFGVGVYNGQGINREEANDAVMAVALATWPFEIGGGRVLEVGGSAYTNRVQPEVRTGGVGAEPFTDERIGLHAILYPAPLGFQAEWNWGRGPEYDRTLRAITTKPLHGGYVQAMARVKASPVGPFMPYARWQTYRGGWKAAVNAPRLETDEIELGIEFQPVPALEWTIAYARMDRAEADERRMGRAEGDVFRTQLQLNY, from the coding sequence ATGAAGCAGCTCTTTCCGGCGATCCTCGCCACGTCGTTTCTGGTTGCACCGCCGGCCGCCGGGCAAACCGTGCAGGAATTGCAGCGGCAGATCGACGAGCTGAAAGCGGTCATTGCCGAGATGAAGGCGGCGCAGGCCGCAAATGCTGCCGCGACCACGCCGAGTGCGCCCGCGGCGCCCGTGCCGCAAGTCGCCGTCGCGCCGAAGCCCGCCCCGCCATCGACCCAGCTCGCCGCCGCATCGCCGCCGGCCAAGCGCGAGAAGTGGTATGATCGTATCAGGCTGCGCGGCTATACCCAGTTGCGGCTGAACGAGATCATCTCGGGCGATCGTACCGCGCCCGCTGGCATCGCCCGGCTGCGGTCGGTGCATGACAGCGGGATCGGCGACGACACCGGCTTCACCTTTCGACGGATCCGGCTGATCCTGCAGGGTGATCTGGGTGAGCGGGTGTCCTTCTACCTCCAGCCCGATTTCGCTACGGCGGTGACCAGCCAGTCGGTCGGCGAGCGGCGCGAGGGGTTCCTGCAACTGCGCGACGCCTATTTCGATGCGTTCCTCGATCCCGACAAACGGTTCCGGCTGCGCTTCGGCCAGTCGAAGGTGCCGTTCGGGTGGGAGAATATGCAGTCGTCGTCGAACCGTATCCCGCTCGACCGCAGCGACGCGATCAATAGCGGGGTGCCCAGCGAGCGCGATATCGGGGTCGTCGCCTATTACACCCCGACCCATGTCGACGACATCTGGGAACGACTGACCGAAGACGGGCAGAAGCTGTTCGGCAATTACGGCGCGTTCGGCGTCGGCGTCTATAACGGGCAGGGGATCAACCGCGAGGAAGCGAACGACGCGGTGATGGCGGTGGCGCTGGCGACATGGCCGTTCGAGATCGGCGGCGGGCGCGTGTTGGAGGTCGGGGGCAGCGCCTATACCAACCGCGTCCAGCCCGAGGTGCGGACCGGCGGGGTCGGTGCCGAACCCTTCACCGACGAGCGCATCGGGCTGCACGCGATCCTGTATCCGGCGCCGCTGGGGTTCCAGGCGGAATGGAATTGGGGGCGGGGGCCGGAATATGACCGGACGCTGCGCGCGATCACGACCAAGCCGCTGCATGGCGGCTATGTGCAGGCGATGGCGCGGGTGAAGGCGTCGCCGGTCGGGCCGTTCATGCCCTATGCCCGGTGGCAGACCTATCGCGGCGGATGGAAGGCGGCGGTCAACGCGCCGCGGCTGGAGACCGACGAGATCGAGCTGGGCATCGAGTTCCAGCCGGTGCCCGCGCTGGAATGGACCATCGCTTATGCCCGAATGGACCGCGCCGAGGCGGACGAGCGGCGGATGGGACGCGCCGAGGGCGATGTGTTCCGGACGCAGTTGCAGTTGAATTATTAG
- the lpdA gene encoding dihydrolipoyl dehydrogenase, translated as MAESYDLIVLGSGPGGYVAAIRASQLGLKVAIVERERLGGICLNWGCIPTKALLRSAEIYHYMMHAAQYGLSAEKPSFDLAKVVDRSRKVAGQLNAGVKGLMKKNKVAVHEGVGTITAKGKLSVKQGDKTTELEARHIIIATGARARDLPFAKADGAKIWTYRHAMVPPEMPTKLLVIGSGAIGVEFASFYNDMGADVTIVEMLDRIMPVEDAEVSEFMHKGLTKQGMTIKTKSGLEKLEATPAGVKAAIKGPDGKVEQVEFSHAIVAIGIVPNTENIGMEALKIEAERGHIKTDGYGKTNVEGIWAIGDVTGAPWLAHKASHEGVIAAEAIAKALGNKDVHPHAMDKNNIPGCTYARPQVASVGFTEAKAKEAGYSVKVGKFPFIGNGKAIALGEAEGFVKTVFDAKTGELLGAHMVGAEVTEMIQGYVVARQLETTEQELTETVFAHPTISESMHESVLAAYGRALHI; from the coding sequence ATGGCTGAATCTTACGACCTCATCGTGCTCGGTTCCGGCCCCGGCGGCTATGTCGCGGCGATCCGGGCGAGCCAGCTGGGCCTAAAGGTCGCGATCGTCGAGCGCGAGCGGCTGGGCGGCATCTGCCTCAACTGGGGCTGCATCCCGACCAAGGCGCTGCTGCGTTCGGCCGAAATCTATCACTACATGATGCATGCCGCACAGTACGGCCTGTCGGCGGAGAAGCCGTCGTTCGACCTTGCGAAGGTCGTCGATCGCAGCCGCAAGGTGGCGGGCCAGCTGAACGCGGGCGTCAAGGGGCTGATGAAGAAGAACAAGGTCGCAGTGCACGAGGGCGTCGGCACGATCACGGCCAAGGGCAAGCTGAGCGTCAAGCAGGGCGACAAGACGACCGAGCTGGAAGCCAGGCACATCATCATCGCGACGGGCGCCCGCGCCCGCGACCTGCCGTTCGCCAAGGCCGATGGCGCCAAGATCTGGACGTACCGCCACGCGATGGTGCCGCCGGAAATGCCGACCAAGCTGCTGGTCATCGGATCGGGCGCGATCGGCGTCGAGTTCGCCAGCTTCTACAACGACATGGGCGCCGACGTGACGATCGTCGAGATGCTCGACCGGATCATGCCGGTCGAGGATGCCGAAGTCAGCGAGTTCATGCACAAGGGGCTGACCAAGCAGGGCATGACGATCAAGACCAAGTCGGGTCTGGAAAAGCTAGAAGCGACTCCGGCGGGCGTCAAGGCCGCGATCAAGGGGCCGGACGGCAAGGTCGAACAGGTCGAGTTCAGCCATGCGATCGTCGCGATCGGCATCGTGCCCAATACCGAGAATATCGGCATGGAAGCGCTGAAGATTGAAGCCGAGCGCGGCCACATCAAGACCGACGGCTATGGCAAGACCAATGTCGAGGGCATCTGGGCAATCGGCGACGTGACCGGCGCGCCGTGGCTGGCGCACAAGGCGAGCCATGAGGGCGTGATCGCCGCCGAGGCCATCGCCAAGGCGCTGGGCAACAAGGACGTCCATCCGCACGCGATGGACAAGAACAACATTCCGGGCTGCACCTATGCGCGTCCGCAGGTCGCCAGCGTCGGCTTCACCGAGGCGAAGGCCAAGGAAGCGGGCTACAGCGTCAAGGTCGGCAAGTTCCCGTTCATCGGCAACGGCAAGGCGATCGCGCTGGGCGAGGCCGAAGGCTTCGTAAAGACGGTGTTCGACGCCAAGACCGGTGAGCTGCTGGGCGCGCACATGGTCGGCGCGGAAGTGACCGAGATGATCCAGGGCTATGTCGTCGCCCGCCAGCTGGAGACGACCGAGCAGGAGCTGACCGAAACGGTGTTCGCGCACCCGACCATCTCCGAATCGATGCATGAGTCGGTGCTGGCGGCGTACGGTCGCGCGCTGCACATCTGA
- a CDS encoding acyl-CoA thioesterase: protein MIVENSTVPPTDQPALRVTAMPADTNPYGDIFGGWIMSQMDMAAGLLAARHAKGRAVTIAVDAMQFHAPVAVGDELSVYADLIKVGRTSMTIKVETWRRDRFGEATCRVTEAQFVFVAIDEDRKPRAIEA from the coding sequence CGACCGATCAGCCCGCGCTGCGCGTGACGGCGATGCCGGCGGACACCAATCCCTATGGCGACATTTTCGGCGGGTGGATCATGTCGCAGATGGACATGGCCGCCGGCCTGCTCGCCGCGCGCCATGCCAAGGGGCGCGCGGTGACGATCGCCGTCGACGCGATGCAGTTCCATGCGCCCGTAGCGGTCGGCGACGAATTGTCGGTCTATGCCGACCTGATAAAGGTCGGGCGGACGTCGATGACGATCAAGGTCGAAACGTGGCGCCGCGACCGCTTCGGCGAGGCGACGTGCCGGGTGACCGAGGCGCAGTTCGTGTTCGTGGCGATCGACGAGGATCGCAAGCCGCGGGCGATCGAGGCGTAA